A window of Desulfovibrio desulfuricans DSM 642 contains these coding sequences:
- the eutJ gene encoding ethanolamine utilization protein EutJ: MDFAAADKLIATLDQCRENPRKVSPTEPLYVGVDLGTAYIVVVVVNAKREPVACAMRFAQVVRDGLVVDYAGGARIVRELTEELEERLGRKLENAAIAVPPGTSERDCATHRHVAEAAGYRVTALLDEPTAANSVLQVRDGAIVDIGGGTTGIALLQDGKVVYVADEPTGGTHVSLVLSGNYDIPFDEAEDLKKDASRHKELLPVVRPVIEKMAAIIRKHIQGRKVSALYLVGGTCCLADMESIIQKDTGVPTFKPANPFLVTPLGIALNCTDSSL; this comes from the coding sequence ATGGACTTTGCCGCAGCGGACAAACTGATCGCCACGCTTGACCAGTGCCGGGAAAATCCCCGCAAGGTCAGCCCCACGGAGCCTCTCTATGTGGGTGTAGACCTTGGCACCGCGTACATTGTGGTGGTTGTGGTCAATGCCAAACGCGAGCCCGTGGCCTGTGCCATGCGCTTTGCCCAGGTGGTGCGTGACGGTCTGGTGGTGGACTACGCGGGCGGCGCGCGCATTGTGCGCGAGCTGACCGAAGAGCTGGAAGAACGCCTTGGCCGCAAGCTTGAAAATGCCGCCATTGCTGTTCCGCCCGGCACCAGCGAGCGCGACTGCGCAACCCACCGCCATGTGGCGGAGGCCGCTGGCTACCGCGTTACCGCCCTGCTTGACGAACCCACTGCGGCCAACAGCGTTTTGCAGGTGCGCGATGGCGCCATCGTGGATATCGGCGGCGGCACCACCGGCATTGCCCTGTTGCAGGACGGCAAGGTTGTGTACGTGGCGGACGAACCCACGGGCGGGACGCACGTTTCGCTTGTGCTGTCGGGCAATTACGACATCCCCTTTGACGAAGCTGAAGACCTGAAAAAGGACGCGAGCCGCCACAAGGAACTTTTGCCCGTGGTGCGCCCCGTGATTGAAAAGATGGCGGCCATCATCAGGAAGCACATTCAGGGGCGCAAGGTTTCGGCCCTGTACCTCGTGGGCGGCACCTGCTGCCTCGCTGATATGGAATCCATCATCCAGAAAGACACAGGCGTGCCCACATTCAAGCCCGCCAATCCTTTTCTGGTGACGCCGCTGGGCATCGCACTCAACTGTACTGACTCGAGCCTTTAG
- a CDS encoding phosphate propanoyltransferase, which translates to MNEQAIKDIVTDVVRKVLTEQCASSGREETMNAGPIPVEISARHVHLSVEDALSLYGEALRPERPLSQPGQFLCVERVRLIGPKGVMDKVAVLGPARSVSQIELSKTDARILGINPPVRQSGDTKDTPGIVLASTTGIVGLESGVIVAARHIHMHTDDAERFGLKDKDKVAVRLDTERPMILEDVLVRVSDSFKLAMHIDADEGNSAGWKPGVTGVIVRRSRG; encoded by the coding sequence ATGAACGAACAAGCGATCAAGGACATTGTGACAGACGTTGTGCGCAAGGTGCTGACAGAGCAGTGCGCCAGCAGCGGCAGGGAAGAAACCATGAACGCCGGGCCTATCCCGGTGGAGATTTCCGCCCGTCACGTCCATCTGAGCGTCGAAGATGCGCTGTCGCTGTACGGTGAGGCCCTGCGACCCGAAAGGCCGCTCTCGCAGCCGGGACAATTTTTGTGTGTTGAACGTGTGCGGCTGATCGGCCCCAAGGGCGTCATGGACAAGGTGGCAGTTCTTGGCCCAGCCCGCAGCGTTTCGCAGATCGAGCTTTCCAAGACCGATGCCCGCATTCTGGGCATCAATCCTCCGGTGCGCCAGAGCGGCGACACCAAGGACACCCCTGGCATTGTGCTTGCATCTACCACGGGCATTGTGGGCCTGGAATCGGGCGTGATTGTTGCCGCCCGCCACATCCACATGCACACCGATGATGCCGAACGCTTCGGCCTCAAGGACAAGGACAAGGTCGCCGTGCGTCTTGATACGGAACGGCCCATGATTCTTGAAGACGTGCTGGTGCGCGTGAGCGACTCCTTCAAACTTGCCATGCACATTGATGCGGACGAAGGCAACAGCGCAGGCTGGAAGCCCGGCGTCACCGGCGTCATCGTGCGGCGCTCAAGGGGCTGA
- a CDS encoding BMC domain-containing protein produces the protein MTASANALGMIETRGLVGAIEAADAMVKAANVTLIGRSQVGSGLVTVMVRGDVGAVKAATDAGAAAAKKVGELVSVHVIPRPHSEVEMILPKREA, from the coding sequence ATGACCGCTTCCGCCAACGCTCTGGGCATGATCGAAACCCGTGGTCTTGTGGGCGCCATTGAAGCCGCCGATGCCATGGTGAAAGCCGCCAACGTAACCCTTATTGGCCGCAGCCAGGTGGGTTCCGGCCTTGTCACCGTGATGGTGCGCGGCGATGTGGGCGCTGTTAAGGCCGCCACTGACGCCGGTGCCGCCGCTGCCAAAAAGGTGGGCGAACTCGTGAGCGTTCACGTGATCCCCCGCCCCCACAGCGAAGTGGAAATGATTCTGCCCAAGCGCGAAGCCTAG
- a CDS encoding acetaldehyde dehydrogenase (acetylating) encodes MVDKDLLSIQEVRALVRAARKAQPEFAQMSQERVDAVIKAVSEATAAQAETLGAMAAEETGFGKPQDKKTKNLLASEKVYACIRDMKTVGILSTNNQTKVVEVAVPVGVIAGIVPSTNPTSTTIYKSLISLKSGNAIVFTPHPSARKCIAKTVEIIQGALRSCNVSPDLVSCITIPTIEGTNELMKICDLILATGGPGMVKAAYSSGTPALGVGAGNTPAFIERTADIESAVTKIMSSKTFDNGTICASEQSIVTESCIAAKVRATLEAQGAYFLQGEKLEKVKNVMERGNGSMNPAIVGRDAQTIARIAGIDVPQGTRLLVSDEKGVGPKYPFSKEKLTALLGFYVVEDWHEACELCTALLHNCGAGHTLAIHSNNEEIIREFGLKKPVSRIMVNTPATQGAVGLSTGLFPSFTLGCGAVGGSATSDNVTPMNLINIRRVAYDLNSQCCCSGNGHGAASHSAPAASCCSSSGHGTSAPAAGAGNIDINAVTELIVAELKKVL; translated from the coding sequence ATGGTCGATAAGGATTTGCTCTCCATTCAGGAGGTGCGCGCACTGGTTCGCGCTGCGCGCAAGGCGCAGCCGGAATTCGCACAGATGAGCCAGGAGCGTGTGGACGCCGTGATCAAGGCCGTTTCCGAAGCTACCGCTGCCCAGGCTGAAACGCTGGGCGCAATGGCTGCGGAAGAAACCGGCTTTGGCAAGCCGCAGGACAAAAAGACCAAGAACCTGCTTGCCAGCGAAAAGGTCTATGCCTGCATTCGCGACATGAAGACCGTGGGCATTCTTTCCACCAACAACCAGACCAAGGTTGTGGAAGTGGCCGTGCCCGTGGGTGTGATTGCGGGTATTGTGCCCTCCACCAACCCCACGTCCACCACCATCTACAAGTCGCTCATCTCGCTCAAGTCGGGCAACGCCATTGTGTTTACGCCGCACCCCAGCGCCCGCAAGTGCATTGCCAAGACGGTGGAAATCATTCAGGGAGCGTTGCGCAGCTGCAACGTGTCGCCTGATCTGGTGAGCTGCATCACCATTCCCACCATCGAAGGCACCAACGAACTGATGAAGATCTGCGATCTCATCCTTGCCACGGGCGGCCCCGGCATGGTCAAGGCCGCGTACAGCTCCGGCACGCCCGCACTGGGCGTGGGCGCTGGCAATACGCCCGCCTTCATCGAACGCACCGCTGATATCGAAAGCGCCGTGACCAAGATCATGAGCAGCAAAACTTTCGACAACGGCACCATCTGCGCCTCCGAGCAGTCCATCGTCACCGAATCCTGCATCGCCGCCAAGGTGCGCGCCACGCTGGAAGCCCAGGGAGCCTACTTCCTCCAGGGCGAAAAGCTGGAAAAGGTCAAGAACGTCATGGAACGCGGCAATGGCAGCATGAACCCCGCCATTGTGGGCCGCGACGCCCAGACCATTGCACGCATCGCCGGCATCGACGTACCCCAGGGCACGCGCCTGCTCGTTTCGGACGAAAAGGGCGTTGGCCCCAAGTATCCTTTCTCCAAGGAAAAGCTCACGGCCCTGCTCGGCTTTTACGTGGTGGAAGACTGGCATGAAGCCTGCGAACTGTGCACCGCTCTGCTGCACAACTGCGGCGCTGGCCACACCCTTGCCATCCACTCCAACAACGAAGAAATCATCCGCGAATTCGGCCTCAAAAAGCCTGTTTCGCGCATCATGGTCAACACGCCCGCCACACAAGGCGCGGTGGGCCTCAGCACCGGGCTGTTCCCCTCGTTCACCCTGGGCTGCGGCGCCGTTGGCGGCAGCGCCACTTCCGACAATGTCACGCCCATGAACCTGATCAACATTCGCCGTGTGGCCTATGACCTCAACTCCCAGTGCTGCTGCTCCGGCAACGGGCACGGCGCGGCCAGCCATTCTGCCCCTGCCGCCTCCTGCTGCTCCAGCAGCGGTCATGGCACGTCTGCTCCGGCTGCGGGCGCTGGCAACATTGATATCAACGCCGTCACCGAACTGATTGTGGCCGAGCTGAAGAAGGTTCTTTAG
- a CDS encoding BMC domain-containing protein, which produces MLALGLVETRGLIGAIEAADAMLKAADVRLLEKSLASGGLVTITIAGEVAAVQSSVDAAAASIARIEGAECVSRHVIPRPDAELEHILLLQPRSIEIEAAAPAEAAQEGQTSMTDPADTAKPATQAAPPSKEKLSGMSINKLRQLARDLQVPLTRGQIVSSDKKTLIDAICRAALKEKE; this is translated from the coding sequence ATGCTGGCATTAGGACTTGTGGAAACGAGGGGCTTGATAGGGGCCATTGAGGCTGCCGACGCCATGCTCAAGGCGGCAGACGTGCGCCTGCTCGAAAAGTCCCTTGCTTCCGGCGGGCTTGTGACCATCACCATTGCGGGCGAAGTGGCTGCCGTGCAGTCCTCCGTGGACGCAGCAGCGGCCTCCATTGCGCGCATTGAAGGCGCGGAGTGCGTTTCGCGGCATGTCATCCCCCGCCCCGATGCGGAGCTTGAACATATTTTGCTGTTGCAACCGCGCAGCATTGAGATTGAGGCGGCGGCCCCGGCAGAGGCCGCACAGGAAGGCCAGACAAGCATGACTGACCCCGCCGACACGGCGAAGCCCGCCACGCAGGCCGCGCCCCCGAGCAAGGAAAAGCTCTCGGGCATGAGCATAAACAAACTTCGGCAGTTGGCCAGAGACCTTCAGGTTCCGCTCACGCGCGGGCAGATTGTCTCCTCCGACAAGAAAACGCTGATAGACGCCATTTGCCGGGCGGCTCTGAAGGAAAAGGAGTAA
- the cutD gene encoding choline TMA-lyase-activating enzyme produces the protein MIERKAIVFNIQKYNMYDGPGIRTIVFFKGCALRCKWCSNPESQRRRCDVLYKKDLCISCGACVPVCPSGIHALAGTQGQHTVNRELDCIACGRCVKACPQGALAIAGECKGISELLEVVEQDWPFYQSSGGGVTVGGGEPMLQPEAVANLLLACRHKGINTAMETCGYARPEVVRQLAEVVDLFLFDIKHMNPEKHYVLTGVRNETILANLSWLLENGSNVRIRMPLLKGYNDDAEELHAVGKFLYNYKGMKNLKGVDLLPYHKMGVGKYAQLDMEYPIKDNPVLDDRDMATMESILRGYDLDVKTIRH, from the coding sequence GTGATCGAAAGAAAAGCCATAGTTTTCAACATACAGAAATACAATATGTATGACGGTCCGGGCATACGCACCATCGTTTTCTTCAAGGGCTGCGCCCTTCGCTGCAAATGGTGCTCAAACCCCGAAAGCCAGCGTCGGCGCTGTGATGTGCTGTACAAAAAAGACCTTTGCATCTCCTGCGGCGCGTGCGTGCCCGTCTGCCCCTCAGGCATTCACGCGCTCGCAGGGACGCAAGGCCAGCATACCGTAAACAGGGAGCTTGACTGCATCGCCTGCGGGCGCTGCGTCAAGGCCTGCCCTCAGGGGGCGCTGGCCATCGCGGGCGAATGCAAGGGCATTTCTGAGCTGCTGGAAGTGGTGGAACAGGACTGGCCTTTTTACCAGAGCTCCGGCGGGGGCGTTACCGTTGGCGGCGGCGAGCCCATGCTCCAGCCGGAAGCCGTGGCAAACCTGCTCCTGGCCTGTAGGCACAAGGGCATCAACACCGCCATGGAAACATGCGGCTATGCCCGCCCCGAAGTGGTGCGCCAGCTTGCCGAAGTGGTTGATCTTTTCCTCTTCGACATCAAGCACATGAACCCGGAAAAGCACTACGTCCTCACAGGCGTGCGCAACGAGACCATACTGGCGAACCTGAGCTGGCTGCTTGAAAACGGCAGCAACGTGCGTATCCGCATGCCCCTGCTGAAGGGATACAACGACGATGCGGAAGAACTGCACGCCGTAGGAAAATTTCTGTATAATTACAAAGGTATGAAAAACCTGAAGGGTGTTGATCTGCTCCCCTACCACAAAATGGGCGTCGGCAAGTACGCCCAGCTCGACATGGAATACCCTATCAAGGACAACCCTGTGCTTGATGACCGGGATATGGCGACCATGGAAAGCATTTTGCGTGGCTATGACCTCGATGTGAAAACCATCAGGCATTAG
- the cutC gene encoding choline trimethylamine-lyase, with protein sequence MDLHDFTQKIAEVTKSLTPEERETLRKIFATSSGSAVTLTPTAPAQHSGPKAGVSDGVNVPDGPTERHLKLKTNYLLQMPRITIHRARAITKIDSENPGMPRILLRAKAFRYCCETAPLVIQDNELIVGAPNGAPRAGAFSPDISWRWLRDELDTIGSRPQDPFYLAEEDKKVLREEIFPYWEGKSVDEYCEAQYREAGLWELSGESYVSDCSYHALNGGGDSNPGYDVILMKKGMLDIQHEAQEHLTHLDYANPEDIDKIYFYKSVIETTEGVMCYAKRMSEYAAHLAEKEHDPKRKAELLKISEVNARVPAHAPTTFWEAIQAVWTVESLLVVEENQTGMSIGRVDQYMYPLYKADIEAGRMTPCEAFDLAGCMLIKMSEMMWLTSEGSSKFFAGYQPFVNMCVGGVTREGRDATNELTYLLMDAVRHVRIYQPSLATRVHNSSPQEYLKKIVAVIRSGMGFPAVHFDDTHIKMMLAKGVSIEDARDYCLMGCVEPQKAGRLYQWTSTAYTQWPICIELVLNHGVPLWYGKQVCPDSGDLSQFDTYEKFEAAVKEQICYITKWSSVATVISQRVHRDFAPKPLMSIMYEGCMEHGCDVAAGGAMYNFGPGVVWSGLATYVDSMAAIKKLVYEDKKYTLEYMNEALKADFKGYDAVLADCLAAPKYGNDDDYADDIAADLVSFTEQEHRKYRTLYSILSHGTLSISNNTPFGQLLGASANGRSAWQPLSDGISPTQGADVKGPTAIIKSVSKMSNDNMNIGMVHNFKLMSGLLDTPEGEQGVITLIRTASILGNGEMQFNYLDNQTLLDAQKNPKDFRDLVVRVAGYSAFFIELCKDVQDEIISRTVLRHF encoded by the coding sequence GTGGATCTTCATGATTTTACTCAAAAGATAGCAGAAGTCACCAAAAGCCTGACGCCCGAAGAGCGCGAAACGCTGCGCAAGATATTTGCCACGTCTTCCGGCTCGGCTGTTACCCTCACGCCCACTGCCCCTGCGCAGCATTCCGGCCCCAAGGCTGGCGTGTCTGACGGCGTCAACGTGCCTGACGGCCCTACCGAGCGCCACCTCAAGCTCAAGACCAACTATCTTTTGCAGATGCCGCGCATCACCATTCACCGTGCGCGCGCCATTACCAAGATTGACAGCGAAAACCCCGGCATGCCGCGCATTCTGCTGCGCGCCAAGGCTTTCCGCTACTGCTGCGAAACAGCGCCCCTGGTCATTCAGGATAACGAACTCATCGTGGGCGCACCCAACGGCGCGCCGCGCGCTGGCGCGTTTTCGCCCGATATTTCCTGGCGCTGGCTGCGCGACGAGCTGGACACCATCGGCTCCCGCCCGCAGGACCCCTTCTATCTTGCTGAAGAAGACAAGAAAGTTCTGCGCGAAGAAATCTTCCCCTACTGGGAAGGCAAGTCCGTTGACGAATATTGCGAGGCCCAGTACCGCGAAGCCGGTCTGTGGGAACTTTCGGGCGAATCCTACGTGTCCGACTGCTCGTACCACGCCCTCAACGGCGGCGGCGACTCCAACCCCGGCTATGACGTCATCCTGATGAAAAAGGGCATGCTGGACATTCAGCATGAAGCGCAGGAACACCTGACGCACCTGGATTACGCCAATCCCGAAGATATCGACAAAATCTACTTCTACAAGTCGGTGATCGAAACCACCGAAGGCGTCATGTGCTATGCAAAGCGCATGTCGGAATACGCCGCCCATCTTGCGGAAAAAGAACACGATCCCAAGCGCAAGGCCGAACTGCTCAAGATTTCCGAGGTCAACGCCCGCGTTCCCGCCCATGCTCCCACCACCTTCTGGGAAGCCATTCAGGCTGTATGGACCGTGGAATCCCTGCTGGTGGTTGAAGAAAACCAGACAGGCATGTCCATTGGCCGCGTTGACCAGTACATGTACCCCCTCTACAAGGCCGATATCGAAGCTGGCCGCATGACCCCCTGCGAAGCCTTTGACCTCGCTGGCTGCATGCTCATCAAGATGTCTGAAATGATGTGGCTCACCAGCGAAGGCAGCTCCAAGTTCTTTGCCGGATACCAGCCCTTCGTGAACATGTGCGTGGGCGGCGTTACCCGTGAAGGACGCGACGCCACCAACGAGCTGACCTACCTGCTCATGGACGCAGTGCGCCACGTGCGTATTTACCAGCCCTCGCTGGCAACCCGCGTGCACAATTCCTCGCCGCAGGAATACCTCAAGAAAATCGTGGCCGTCATCCGTTCCGGCATGGGCTTCCCCGCCGTGCACTTTGACGACACCCACATCAAGATGATGCTGGCCAAGGGCGTGAGCATTGAAGACGCCCGCGACTACTGCCTCATGGGTTGCGTGGAACCGCAGAAAGCGGGCCGCCTCTACCAGTGGACCTCCACTGCCTACACCCAGTGGCCCATCTGCATCGAACTGGTGCTCAACCACGGCGTGCCGCTGTGGTACGGCAAGCAGGTCTGCCCCGACTCCGGCGACCTGAGCCAGTTTGACACCTACGAAAAGTTCGAGGCCGCGGTGAAGGAGCAGATCTGCTACATCACCAAGTGGTCCAGCGTTGCCACGGTCATTTCCCAGCGCGTGCACCGCGACTTTGCGCCCAAGCCGCTCATGTCCATCATGTACGAAGGCTGCATGGAACACGGCTGCGACGTGGCCGCTGGCGGCGCCATGTACAACTTCGGCCCCGGCGTGGTCTGGAGCGGTCTTGCCACCTATGTGGACTCCATGGCCGCCATCAAGAAGCTTGTGTACGAAGACAAGAAGTACACGCTTGAATACATGAACGAAGCCCTCAAGGCCGACTTCAAGGGCTACGATGCCGTGCTGGCAGACTGCCTTGCCGCGCCCAAGTATGGCAACGACGACGACTACGCCGACGACATCGCCGCCGACCTCGTGTCGTTCACCGAGCAGGAGCACCGCAAGTACCGCACGCTCTACTCCATTCTGAGCCACGGCACCCTGTCCATCTCCAACAACACGCCCTTCGGCCAGCTGCTTGGCGCATCCGCCAACGGCCGCAGCGCATGGCAGCCCCTTTCCGACGGCATCAGCCCCACCCAGGGCGCGGACGTCAAAGGCCCCACCGCCATCATCAAGAGCGTGTCCAAGATGTCCAACGACAACATGAACATCGGCATGGTGCACAACTTCAAGCTCATGTCCGGCCTGCTGGATACCCCCGAAGGCGAACAGGGCGTCATCACCCTCATCCGCACGGCCAGCATCCTTGGCAACGGCGAAATGCAGTTCAACTATCTGGATAACCAGACCCTGCTTGATGCGCAGAAGAACCCCAAGGACTTCCGCGATCTGGTTGTGCGCGTGGCTGGCTACAGCGCCTTCTTCATCGAGCTGTGCAAGGACGTTCAGGACGAAATCATCAGCAGAACCGTGCTGCGCCACTTCTAG